The Leptospira terpstrae serovar Hualin str. LT 11-33 = ATCC 700639 nucleotide sequence TATCTCCAGGTCTAGTGAGTCCTACTTGGGCATTCATATTGGCTCCATCCATATACACCTGACCACCGTTATCATGAATGGTTTGGCAAATTTCTTTGATAGAAGCTTCAAACACTCCATGTGTAGATGGATAAGTTACCATAAGAGCACCTAAACTATCTTTGTATTCGGTTGCTTTTTTCTTAAGGTCGGCGACATCAATATTTCCGTTTGTATCACAATTCACAGGTACCACTTTGAATCCTGCCATCACTGCGGATGCAGGGTTGGTTCCATGTGCAGAGATGGGGATGAGACAAATGTCCCTATGCATTTCGTTACGGCTTTGGTGGAAATTACGAATGGCAAGTAAACCTGCATACTCTCCCTGCGAACCAGCATTAGGTTGGAGTGATACTTCTGCAAAACCTGTGATTTCACATAGCCATTTTTCTAGTTGGCTAAAAAGAGTTCTGTATCCTTCCGTTTGGTTTTCTGGAACAAAAGGATGGATGTTCGCAAGCTCAGGCCAAGTGACAGGATACATCTCTGTTGATGCATTGAGCTTCATCGTACAAGAACCAAGAGCAATCATGGAAGTGGTGAGAGATAAATCTTTTGCTTCGAGTCTACGAATGTAACGCAACATCTCTGTTTCTGTATGGAAACTATTGAATACGGGATGTGTCAGGTATTCAGACTTTCTTTCCATGATTTCTGGAATTTTCCATTCTTCTTTGGCTGTTAGGTCTTCTAACTGAAAATGAAGTGCTTTGTTTTCGTTAAAAATTTCAAGAAGGTCTTTGATATCTTTTAGATTGGTAGTTTCATCTAAAGAGATACTGATCACATGGCCAGAAACTTGTCTGATGTTGATCTCTCTTTCTTCTGCGTAGTGAATGATTTCCGCAGAGGATATTTTAGACAATTCCACACGGATGGTATCAAAGTAAGGATTGGAAATGATTTTGTATCCGAGTTTTTCAAGGCCAGTCGCAAGGATGGTTGTCATCCTGTGTACGCGCGAAGCGATTTGTTTTAAACCTTTTGGTCCATGATACACAGCATACATAGAAGATAATACGGCGAGTAGAACTTGCGCCGTACAGATATTAGATGTAGCTTTGTCTCGACGAATGTGTTGTTCCCTTGTTTGTAAACTTAGGCGGTACCCAGGTTTACCTTGGGAATCTTTGGAGACACCAATGAGACGACCAGGCATGTTTCGTTTGTATTCTTCTTTAGTTGCGAAGTATCCTGCATGAGGTCCACCAAATCCAAGTGGCAATCCAAATCTTTGTGTACTACCTACAACCACATCGGCATCCATTTCTCCAGGTGCTTTTAAAATGGTGAGTGCCAAAAGATCAGCAGCTACGACTGTTTTTGCTCCGACTTTGTGTAGGCTTTCAATAAATTCACTAAAGTCGAAAATGGTTCCATCTGTAGATGGGTATTGGACAATTGCTCCAAAAAAATCATCGGAAGGAACCATCTTTTTAAAAGATCCCACAACAATATTGATTCCGAGTGGAATGGCACGTGTGCGGATCACATCTAAGGTTTGAGGATGAACCGATTGAGAAACAAAGAATGATTTTCCTTGTGTATCTTCTTTTAAAGAGAAGAGCATATTCATTGCTTCGGCAGCAGCTGTCCCTTCATCAAGTAAGGAAGCATTGGCAATTTGCATTCCAGTAAGATCAGTGATCATAGTTTGGAAGTTGATCAGAGCTTCCATACGACCTTGTGCAATTTCTGCTTGGTAAGGAGTGTAAGCAGTATACCAACCCGGGTTTTCTAAAATATTTCTTTGGATCACGGCAGGAGTGATACAAGAGTAATATCCAAGTCCCAAGTAAGATCTATAGATCTTATTTTTAGATACGATTTTCTTTAGTTCTCTTTGTAAAGCATACTCACCAATGGGTTTAGGTAGAGCGAGTTCCTTTCGCAAACGAATGTTTTCAGGAACCGCATCATTGATAAGGTTGTCCAATTCCTTGTAACCAATGGTCGTAAGCATGGCGGTAACAGTTTCTTCTGTCACACCGACATGACGGCGTAAAAAAGTATCGCTTGGTTCCAATGATTCTTCGTAAGGGGAATGGAGAGGTGATGTAGGTTTTACGGAACTCACTTTAGAAAAACTCCTATTAATCCAGTTTGGATACGTATTCTTTATATTGTGCGCTTGTGAGAAGGCTTCCGAGTTCGGAAGTTTGGATGTTTTTTAATTTTACCATCCAGGTATCAAAAGGTTCTGCATTCACGGCTGCTGGATTGGAACCAAGAGCTGCATTTGTCTCTACCACTTCGCCAGAAATAGGAGAATATAAATCTTCCGCAGCTTTTACGGATTCAATCGTTCCTAAACTGTCTTTGGCTTTGATTTGTTTTCCTGGTTTTGGTAAGTCGATAAACACAATGTCACCGAGCGCGTTCTGAGCAAAGTCTGTGATTCCAATCAGAGCAACATCGCCCTCAATCTTTACCCACTCATGTTTTTCTGTGTAATAATAACCGTCTTTTGCTTGTGTATCTGCCATGGTTTTTCCTCTTCTTCTATGCTCTCAGATTAGCGATTGTTTCGAACACTGCCCTGGATGAAGGCCCCAGTCTCTACTTTTGCCAATTTCTTTTGTCCACGAATCTCCACAAATACTTCCGTTTGGTTTTTAGTGAATTCGGTTTCGAGAATGGCAAGACCAAGGGATTCTTTACGGCTGGGAGAGTGGGTCCCTGAGGTGGATTTGCCAATTTCTTTCCCATCACTCGAGAAAATCGGGAAATTTTCTCGTAAAACACCCGGTTCCATAAGGCGAATTCCGACAATTTTACGTTTTGGACCATTCTTTTTGTCAGCGATGATTCGTTCATATCCCAAATAGGGAGCAGGTTTTTCTTTGACGATAAAGTTAATTCCGGATTCCACGGGGGTCCATTCTGCATTCAGTTCATGGCCATAGAGTGGGTATTTTGCTTCAAGTCTCAGTGTGTCGCGTGCACCAAGACCCACTGCTACAAGACCAAAGTCTTTTCCTATTTCTAATAAATCTTTCCAAAGAGTCACACCAAGAGTATTGGATGTATAAATTTCAAATCCATCTTCTCCCGTATAACCAGTGCGAGATACGATGATTGTTTCTCCTTTCCAATTCATTTCTTCGAAATGATAATAAAGGATCGAACTTAAATCCTTACCTAGGTATTTCGAAAAAATTGCATCTGCATTGGGACCTTGTAATGCAATTTGATGCCAGTTTTTACTATCATCAACGACGGTTACCTTTCCATTGTTGTATTTTACTAAATGTTTTGTTACC carries:
- the gcvP gene encoding aminomethyl-transferring glycine dehydrogenase, which codes for MSSVKPTSPLHSPYEESLEPSDTFLRRHVGVTEETVTAMLTTIGYKELDNLINDAVPENIRLRKELALPKPIGEYALQRELKKIVSKNKIYRSYLGLGYYSCITPAVIQRNILENPGWYTAYTPYQAEIAQGRMEALINFQTMITDLTGMQIANASLLDEGTAAAEAMNMLFSLKEDTQGKSFFVSQSVHPQTLDVIRTRAIPLGINIVVGSFKKMVPSDDFFGAIVQYPSTDGTIFDFSEFIESLHKVGAKTVVAADLLALTILKAPGEMDADVVVGSTQRFGLPLGFGGPHAGYFATKEEYKRNMPGRLIGVSKDSQGKPGYRLSLQTREQHIRRDKATSNICTAQVLLAVLSSMYAVYHGPKGLKQIASRVHRMTTILATGLEKLGYKIISNPYFDTIRVELSKISSAEIIHYAEEREINIRQVSGHVISISLDETTNLKDIKDLLEIFNENKALHFQLEDLTAKEEWKIPEIMERKSEYLTHPVFNSFHTETEMLRYIRRLEAKDLSLTTSMIALGSCTMKLNASTEMYPVTWPELANIHPFVPENQTEGYRTLFSQLEKWLCEITGFAEVSLQPNAGSQGEYAGLLAIRNFHQSRNEMHRDICLIPISAHGTNPASAVMAGFKVVPVNCDTNGNIDVADLKKKATEYKDSLGALMVTYPSTHGVFEASIKEICQTIHDNGGQVYMDGANMNAQVGLTRPGDIGADVCHLNLHKTFCIPHGGGGPGVGPIGVAEHLAPFLPGHSLVENGSNNSQWAVSAAPWGSASIIVISWAYIAMLGFEGLQFATKVAILNANYIAKKLESSFPVLYRGNKGLVAHECILDMRGFKKGSGVEVEDIAKRLIDYGFHSPTMSFPVPGTLMVEPTESESKEELDRFIDSMLAIAGEIKDIESGVLSKEDNPLKNSPHTADMVISDSWNHSYPRERAAYPLPWLRTRKFWPSVGRVDNVYGDRNLVCSCIPMEDYAV
- the gcvT gene encoding glycine cleavage system aminomethyltransferase GcvT; the encoded protein is MVPESDREKAVELKQTPLHTIHKEMGAKMVPFGGWDMPVQYTGIIQEHLATRSAAGLFDVSHMGEIFVTGKEEDLLNFLESVTCNTIASMKTGQVQYNAVVNEDGGLVDDITVYKFNESKYMICSNASNYPAVTKHLVKYNNGKVTVVDDSKNWHQIALQGPNADAIFSKYLGKDLSSILYYHFEEMNWKGETIIVSRTGYTGEDGFEIYTSNTLGVTLWKDLLEIGKDFGLVAVGLGARDTLRLEAKYPLYGHELNAEWTPVESGINFIVKEKPAPYLGYERIIADKKNGPKRKIVGIRLMEPGVLRENFPIFSSDGKEIGKSTSGTHSPSRKESLGLAILETEFTKNQTEVFVEIRGQKKLAKVETGAFIQGSVRNNR
- the gcvH gene encoding glycine cleavage system protein GcvH is translated as MADTQAKDGYYYTEKHEWVKIEGDVALIGITDFAQNALGDIVFIDLPKPGKQIKAKDSLGTIESVKAAEDLYSPISGEVVETNAALGSNPAAVNAEPFDTWMVKLKNIQTSELGSLLTSAQYKEYVSKLD